A single genomic interval of Novosphingobium ginsenosidimutans harbors:
- a CDS encoding sensor histidine kinase, with protein sequence MAEPLRPRLARRRDWTRRASLTARILAVNIIALGLMAGSLFYLDSYRNQLFAERYQLARAEAQIAAQGLAFASHNHRATLMARIGREQSLRLRLYDTSGRLLLDSFKLAPPTYALVDPATEPWYQHAARWLDAGMNFLIGNAAGSAYADPVVDNSAAWPELGEAARLKATVVERRAAPDETPVINAATPVGTSGEMLLTTRNARDVTQSVRDARQTLAIVLAVTLIISIQLSLFLARTIVQPLRELVRAAIRVRLGRERQVVVPRLPERRDEIGLLARAISDMSSALRHRIDAGESFAADVAHEIKNPLASLRSALESLGKVKDEALRRQLTEIAAHDLRRIDRLITEIAEAGRIDAELSRTRFEPVDMLALARSLVAARAERGTHAGCRIEVSPLGTGPWDVPGDAARLERVLENLLDNAVSFSPAGGVVTVTLERQGDLLELAVSDEGPGIPEEAREKVFERFHSLRPQSEDFGSHSGLGLAIARTIAEAHDGSLTALDRSDGRRGACLVLHLPLPEVAEEAE encoded by the coding sequence ATGGCTGAGCCGCTCCGCCCTCGCCTTGCGCGGCGGCGCGACTGGACCCGGCGGGCCTCGCTGACGGCGCGGATCCTGGCGGTGAACATTATCGCCCTGGGACTGATGGCGGGGAGCCTCTTCTACCTCGATTCGTACCGCAATCAGTTGTTCGCCGAGCGCTATCAGCTGGCCCGGGCCGAAGCGCAGATTGCGGCCCAGGGACTCGCTTTTGCATCGCACAATCATCGGGCCACGCTGATGGCCCGGATCGGCCGCGAACAGTCCCTGCGTTTGCGACTCTACGATACCAGCGGCCGGCTGCTGCTCGACAGTTTCAAACTGGCTCCGCCGACCTATGCCCTGGTAGATCCCGCTACTGAGCCTTGGTACCAGCACGCAGCCCGCTGGCTCGATGCCGGGATGAACTTCCTGATCGGCAATGCGGCTGGCTCGGCCTATGCTGACCCTGTTGTGGACAATAGCGCCGCGTGGCCTGAACTGGGCGAAGCAGCTCGCCTGAAGGCCACGGTGGTTGAACGTCGCGCTGCACCCGATGAGACCCCGGTGATCAATGCCGCGACGCCTGTTGGCACCAGTGGCGAGATGCTGCTGACCACCCGCAATGCCCGCGACGTGACGCAGAGCGTGCGCGATGCCCGTCAGACGCTGGCGATCGTGCTGGCGGTCACGCTGATCATTTCAATCCAACTCTCGTTGTTCCTTGCCCGAACCATCGTCCAGCCTTTGCGTGAGCTGGTCCGTGCGGCGATCCGGGTGCGCCTTGGCCGCGAGCGCCAGGTCGTGGTGCCCCGCTTGCCCGAGCGGCGCGACGAGATCGGCCTGCTCGCCCGCGCCATTTCCGACATGTCCTCTGCGCTGCGCCACCGGATCGATGCGGGCGAAAGCTTTGCCGCCGATGTCGCCCACGAGATCAAGAATCCCCTTGCCTCGCTCCGCTCCGCGCTGGAATCTCTCGGGAAGGTCAAGGACGAAGCGCTGCGCCGGCAACTGACCGAAATCGCCGCGCACGACCTGCGCCGGATCGACCGGTTGATCACCGAAATTGCCGAAGCCGGCCGGATCGATGCCGAGCTTTCGCGCACCCGGTTCGAGCCGGTGGACATGCTGGCCCTCGCCCGCTCGCTGGTGGCGGCCCGGGCCGAGCGCGGCACGCATGCCGGCTGCCGGATCGAGGTCAGTCCACTCGGCACCGGTCCCTGGGACGTTCCAGGCGATGCGGCGCGGCTCGAACGGGTGCTCGAGAACCTGCTCGACAACGCCGTTTCGTTCTCTCCGGCTGGCGGGGTGGTGACGGTCACGCTTGAGCGGCAAGGCGATCTACTCGAACTTGCGGTAAGCGACGAAGGCCCAGGCATCCCCGAGGAGGCGCGCGAGAAAGTATTCGAACGCTTCCATTCGTTGCGCCCGCAAAGCGAGGATTTTGGCAGCCACTCGGGCCTGGGCCTTGCCATCGCCCGGACGATTGCCGAGGCGCACGACGGCTCGCTGACCGCACTGGACCGCTCCGATGGCCGGCGCGGCGCCTGCCTGGTGCTGCACCTGCCGCTGCCCGAAGTGGCGGAGGAGGCCGAATGA
- a CDS encoding response regulator transcription factor, with amino-acid sequence MDATPASPLQTIALVDDDRNILTSVSIGLQAEGFATRVYSDGATALKALLENPPDLAVCDIKMPRMDGFELLRQLRAKSPLPVIFLTSKDEETDEALGLSLGADDYITKPFSQRLLVARIRAILRRTELVKAEAAQAEDNATPDAQPSTAIVRGALEMDPARHRVTWRKQPVSLTVTEFLILEALAMRPGVIKSRNQLMDAAYSEDVFVDDRTIDSHIKRLRRKFRVVDPEFAAIDTLYGAGYSFSDG; translated from the coding sequence ATGGACGCCACGCCCGCCAGCCCCCTGCAGACAATCGCGCTGGTCGATGATGACCGCAACATCCTGACCAGCGTGTCGATCGGGCTCCAGGCCGAGGGCTTTGCGACACGGGTCTATTCAGATGGCGCGACTGCGCTCAAGGCTCTGCTGGAAAACCCGCCTGACCTGGCGGTCTGCGACATCAAGATGCCGCGCATGGACGGGTTCGAACTGCTTCGCCAGCTCCGCGCCAAGAGCCCTCTCCCGGTCATTTTTCTGACCAGCAAAGACGAGGAAACGGACGAGGCGCTGGGCCTGTCGCTTGGCGCGGACGATTACATCACCAAGCCGTTCAGCCAGCGCCTGCTCGTCGCCCGGATCCGCGCGATCCTGCGGCGGACTGAACTGGTCAAGGCCGAGGCAGCCCAAGCTGAAGACAATGCCACACCTGATGCTCAGCCGAGCACGGCAATCGTGCGCGGTGCGCTAGAGATGGACCCGGCGCGCCACCGCGTCACTTGGCGCAAGCAACCAGTTTCATTGACGGTTACCGAGTTCCTGATCCTTGAAGCCCTTGCCATGCGCCCTGGCGTCATAAAGAGCCGCAACCAGTTAATGGACGCGGCCTACAGCGAGGACGTGTTCGTCGACGACCGCACGATCGACAGCCACATCAAGCGCCTGCGCCGCAAGTTCAGGGTGGTCGATCCCGAATTCGCCGCGATCGATACCCTGTATGGTGCCGGCTATTCGTTCAGCGATGGCTGA
- a CDS encoding phosphoenolpyruvate carboxykinase — MTAALSYPLANQGIATDATIHANLGTAPLVEHALANGEGILAKDGPLVVETGKHTGRSAKDKFIVRDALTDGTVWWGKTNVEMSPEHFAALKADFLAELAKRDTLYVADLFGGSQPEHRVNVRVINELAWHNLFIRTLLVRPTAAELDGFVPEYTIIDLPSFVADPARHGCRSETVIAVNFTEKLILIGGTKYAGEMKKSVFGILNYLLPEKGVMPMHCSANIGPDGKTAVFFGLSGTGKTTLSADASRTLIGDDEHGWSDTAVFNFEGGCYAKMIRLSPEAEPEIFATTKRFGTVLENVVIDRETRELDFDDNSLAENSRGSYPIDFIPNASEDNLGPVPANLIFLTADAYGVLPPIARLTPDQAMYHFLSGYTARVAGTEIGVTEPEATFSTCFGAPFMPRHPSVYGNLLKERIAKGGVKCWLVNTGWSGGKATMPGISRMPIKATRALLNAALDGSLNDAEFKKDSNFGFEVPVAVPGVDSKLLDPRGAWADGAEYDKTAQDLVRKFIDNFAQFADHVDESVRQAAPTAA; from the coding sequence TTGACCGCTGCGCTGTCCTACCCGCTCGCCAATCAGGGTATTGCCACCGATGCCACGATCCACGCGAACCTCGGCACCGCGCCGCTTGTGGAGCATGCGCTGGCTAACGGCGAAGGCATCCTGGCCAAGGACGGCCCGCTGGTGGTCGAAACCGGCAAGCACACCGGCCGCAGTGCCAAGGACAAGTTCATCGTCCGTGATGCGCTGACCGACGGCACCGTGTGGTGGGGCAAGACCAACGTCGAAATGAGCCCGGAACACTTCGCCGCGCTCAAGGCCGATTTCCTCGCCGAACTGGCGAAGCGCGATACGCTCTACGTGGCCGATCTGTTCGGCGGCTCACAGCCTGAACATCGCGTCAACGTCCGCGTCATCAACGAGCTCGCCTGGCACAACCTGTTCATCCGCACGCTTCTGGTCCGGCCGACTGCGGCCGAGCTGGATGGTTTCGTGCCGGAATACACCATCATCGACCTGCCCAGCTTCGTGGCCGATCCGGCTCGTCATGGCTGCCGCAGCGAAACCGTGATCGCGGTCAACTTCACCGAGAAGCTGATCCTGATCGGCGGCACCAAGTATGCGGGCGAGATGAAGAAGTCGGTCTTCGGCATCCTCAATTACCTGCTGCCCGAAAAGGGCGTAATGCCGATGCACTGCTCGGCCAATATTGGCCCGGACGGCAAGACCGCTGTGTTCTTCGGCCTGTCGGGCACCGGCAAGACCACGCTCTCTGCCGATGCCAGCCGTACGCTGATCGGCGATGACGAACATGGCTGGTCGGATACCGCCGTCTTCAACTTCGAGGGCGGCTGCTATGCCAAGATGATCCGCCTGTCGCCTGAGGCAGAGCCGGAAATCTTCGCCACTACCAAGCGCTTCGGCACAGTTCTGGAAAACGTCGTGATCGACCGCGAGACCCGGGAACTCGATTTCGACGACAACTCGCTGGCCGAGAATAGCCGCGGATCCTACCCGATCGACTTCATTCCGAACGCCTCGGAAGACAACCTTGGTCCGGTCCCGGCCAATCTGATCTTCCTTACCGCCGATGCCTATGGCGTTCTCCCGCCAATCGCGCGGCTGACCCCGGACCAGGCAATGTATCACTTCCTTTCGGGTTATACCGCGCGCGTCGCCGGGACCGAAATCGGCGTGACCGAACCGGAAGCGACCTTCAGCACCTGCTTCGGTGCACCGTTCATGCCGCGCCACCCTTCGGTCTATGGCAACCTCCTGAAGGAACGGATCGCGAAAGGCGGGGTGAAGTGCTGGCTGGTCAACACCGGCTGGTCGGGCGGCAAGGCGACGATGCCGGGGATCAGCCGCATGCCAATCAAGGCCACCCGGGCGCTGCTCAACGCCGCGCTTGATGGCAGCCTCAACGATGCCGAGTTCAAGAAGGACTCGAACTTCGGCTTCGAAGTGCCGGTTGCAGTGCCGGGCGTCGATAGCAAGCTGCTCGACCCCCGCGGGGCTTGGGCCGACGGTGCAGAATACGACAAGACCGCCCAAGACCTGGTCCGCAAGTTCATCGACAACTTCGCGCAATTTGCCGACCACGTTGATGAAAGCGTTCGTCAGGCGGCCCCCACCGCCGCCTGA